The following coding sequences lie in one Lolium perenne isolate Kyuss_39 chromosome 2, Kyuss_2.0, whole genome shotgun sequence genomic window:
- the LOC127333740 gene encoding peptidyl-prolyl cis-trans isomerase FKBP20-2, chloroplastic, whose amino-acid sequence MELVSSSRSILSSCNRLVALSRTAAKRDGKRGLVCVLRGEPGGCSTEQKDVVEGRIRRRAALALLLATPALSVSLSAHGKTKGMNPYDERRLLQQNKKIQEANRAPDDFPSFIREGFQVKVVTPENYITRESGLIYEDVKIGTGDCPQDGFEEGIRDMKPGGKRRLIIPPELGPPVGPSTFFSAKQFEVFDVELLSVEDCQRRTIGFYSDVVCS is encoded by the exons ATGGAGCTGGTGTCATCCTCCCGCTCCATCCTATCCTCTTGCAACC GATTGGTCGCTCTGTCCAGGACAGCTGCGAAGCGCGACGGCAAGAGGGGATTAGTATG TGTCTTGCGTGGCGAGCCAGGGGGATGCAGTACCGAGCAGAAAGATGTGGTGGAGGGGAGGATCAGGAGGCGTGCAGCTCTTGCCCTTCTGCTGGCTACGCCGGCGCTGTCGGTATCGTTATcggcccatgggaagaccaaaggCATGAACCCTTACGACGAAAGGCGCTTGCTTCAACAGAACAAGAAGATTCAGGAGGCCAACCGTGCACCTGATGATTTCCCAAGCttcatcagagaag GTTTTCAGGTCAAAGTAGTGACACCTGAGAACTACATAACTCGGGAGTCCGGATTGATATATGAAGATGTGAAAATTGGTACAGGCGATTGCCCACAGGATG GTTTTGAAGAGGGGATTCGGGACATGAAACCAGGTGGAAAGAGAAGGCTTATTATACCTCCTGAGCTTGGTCCTCCT GTTGGGCCATCGACTTTCTTCAGCGCCAAGCAGTTCGAAGTATTTGATGTTGAGCTACTCTCGGTGGAAGACTGCCAGCGGAGGACGATAGGGTTCTACTCTGATGTTGTCTGCAGTTGA